The Musa acuminata AAA Group cultivar baxijiao chromosome BXJ1-8, Cavendish_Baxijiao_AAA, whole genome shotgun sequence genomic sequence GAGCAGCAACGAGACCTAAAACCCacagtctctttctctctctctctctctctctctcgctctctctttcttctcttttactcATGAGATCACATGGTGAGCGTTGTCGCTTTCCTGTGGGAGTTCCTTTCTTTTGAGGTAGAGGAGGGAGGCTGCTTTGAACAGTTGGGAGAGGCACAGCGGGCACAAACAAAAAACTAAAGGCAAAGTAAAGAAAAGAGAGGCGAGTGGCAGTCGCAAGGATTCTTCTCCTGCCCCTCGGTTGCCTCGTTTCTCTCGCTTACTCCTGCATCGGGATTCCTGCTCCCTTCCTCTTCCTACTACCACCACTACTACTTATATGCTCTGTTTCTTGGGTAAATTTTGCTCACCCTACTCTTTGAGTTAGTGTTGCTTTGATCATAAGCACACCCTtctcgcttcttcttcttcttctctctctctctctctcttgcttctgTTGCCTTGAACTTCTATCGAGATATCATCGGTATCAGGAGTTGCGGTTGGCAGTGAGGAAGGAAGATGCTCTGCAATGGAGAGAAGTTGGGCATCAGCTCAGGCAAGGAACGGCCACAGGTAGGTTGGCACCGATTTTTCCCTTCTTCCGCTAGTCCACATGTGGCATCTGTTCCTCCTCGTTagcctctctttctctttctatcTCTCTCTTCCTATCGCCATCAGTCAATGGTACTGCATGCTTGTTTTTGTTGGCTAGCTTTTGTCAGGGAACCTTCTCTGGTTTTCATCATTCATACCCCTCCGAGCCtagctttctttctctctctccccccttgtCAGATCTTCTCTGAACTCCTCTGTTCAATTTTCTCTGCAGATGATGGGTGAAAGACCTATGACCACTGCTAAGAGCTGCAATAGTATCACCACTACAACCACCATCACCAACAACAACAATGGTAGCAGTACCATCACTAACACCGACAACAACGATATGGTCCATGTCAATTCTACGACTCCCGGTGCTGCTAGGGTTATGGACAAGCCGTCAGCGCAAGATCATCCACAGGCGGCCCTGAGATGCCCCCGATGTGACTCCTCCAACACCAAGTTCTGTTACTACAACAATTATAGCCTGTCTCAGCCGAGGCACTTCTGCAAGGCGTGCAAGCGATACTGGACCCGCGGCGGCACGCTCCGGAACGTCCCCGTCGGCGGCGGGTGCCGCAAAAACAAGCGCGCCAAGAAGCCGGCAGCCGCTCCCATGGTGCCGCCGGGTAATCCGCACCCCCGCCCCCTTTTTCCGCCGGATCCGATCGCTTGTTTGTCGGCGCAGAGATCTTCCTCTTCCCAACTCGACGCCGCCGCGATTTACGCCCTGCAAGCGGCGGCTTCATCTTCGGACATGAGCCTCACGTTGCCAATTATCGCGAACAGCATCCACTTCCCGTCTTGCGCTTCTGCCTTCGATCTGCAGCCTCATCTCGGCGCACTTGGTCTCGGGCTGTCGTCCGACCCGCTGCTCGAAAACGAGTACCATCTCGGGGAGCTTCAGCCATTAGCGCCGATGAGCTCAGCCGCGATTTCACTCTTGAACGACTATCCAATCTTTGGTTCATCTCTGTCATCTGCATCGCTTCTAGTATCGGGCATTAAACGGCCCAAGCAAGTGGAGGACCATCAAGTCTTGTTGCCGCTTGATGAACTGCAAACCTCTGGCGGGATGAGCGAGAGCATTAATGGGATGATGAAGGAAGTGAAATTAGAAGGGCAGACCAATCACATGGTGAACGACAACATCAACAGCTGCATAGATTGGCAGATTCCACCGGAGAATTCTTTGGATGATTACGGTCCAGCTGCAGCAGTGTACTGGAATGCTGCCATCAGCGGCGGCGCCGGTTGGCCAGACGGCACAAACTGCGGGTGGGTCGTCGGTCACACCTCTGATCTAGTCCGAATGGATAATTAGTACCGTCTCTCAACTTTGCTCATCGTTCATACTTGCTGCTTCTCTCAATTACCAGTAGTAGTAGTGGGCTATAACTATATTTCATGTTCGTCGTGATGGGGGCAACGCGAGCGGATCACCGGAGGGAATGCGGATCGGAGAGTTCCTGTCGGACGCAAACGTCTCAAGCCCCTTGTGTTTTTTCAGTCATTGTGGCATCAAGAAGACCGTTTGCTCCGAGAGGAACCTCGGATCCATTCGGCTTAATCGGTAACATGCATTATCCATCTCCGATCGTACTCGGATGATGTTTATCCTTGTGAATtgggaaggaagaggaagaagacttcTGTAGAGGTGCTGGAGGAGTGAGCTGGTTTTGCATGTGTCTACATGGCAGGCATGGCATACCATCTTCTTCTAATGTACTGGTTACTGAGTGGTTGGTCTTTCATcatagcttcttct encodes the following:
- the LOC135587836 gene encoding dof zinc finger protein DOF1.4-like isoform X1 — encoded protein: MLCNGEKLGISSGKERPQMMGERPMTTAKSCNSITTTTTITNNNNGSSTITNTDNNDMVHVNSTTPGAARVMDKPSAQDHPQAALRCPRCDSSNTKFCYYNNYSLSQPRHFCKACKRYWTRGGTLRNVPVGGGCRKNKRAKKPAAAPMVPPGNPHPRPLFPPDPIACLSAQRSSSSQLDAAAIYALQAAASSSDMSLTLPIIANSIHFPSCASAFDLQPHLGALGLGLSSDPLLENEYHLGELQPLAPMSSAAISLLNDYPIFGSSLSSASLLVSGIKRPKQVEDHQVLLPLDELQTSGGMSESINGMMKEVKLEGQTNHMVNDNINSCIDWQIPPENSLDDYGPAAAVYWNAAISGGAGWPDGTNCGWVVGHTSDLVRMDN
- the LOC135587836 gene encoding dof zinc finger protein DOF1.4-like isoform X2 produces the protein MMGERPMTTAKSCNSITTTTTITNNNNGSSTITNTDNNDMVHVNSTTPGAARVMDKPSAQDHPQAALRCPRCDSSNTKFCYYNNYSLSQPRHFCKACKRYWTRGGTLRNVPVGGGCRKNKRAKKPAAAPMVPPGNPHPRPLFPPDPIACLSAQRSSSSQLDAAAIYALQAAASSSDMSLTLPIIANSIHFPSCASAFDLQPHLGALGLGLSSDPLLENEYHLGELQPLAPMSSAAISLLNDYPIFGSSLSSASLLVSGIKRPKQVEDHQVLLPLDELQTSGGMSESINGMMKEVKLEGQTNHMVNDNINSCIDWQIPPENSLDDYGPAAAVYWNAAISGGAGWPDGTNCGWVVGHTSDLVRMDN